One genomic region from Cygnus atratus isolate AKBS03 ecotype Queensland, Australia chromosome 18, CAtr_DNAZoo_HiC_assembly, whole genome shotgun sequence encodes:
- the RBFOX3 gene encoding LOW QUALITY PROTEIN: RNA binding protein fox-1 homolog 3 (The sequence of the model RefSeq protein was modified relative to this genomic sequence to represent the inferred CDS: deleted 1 base in 1 codon), which translates to MAQPYPPAQYPPPPQNGIPAEYAPPHPHPTQDYSGQSTVPEHAMTLYTPAQSHAEQPGTDASTQSIAGTQTVPQTDEAAQTDSQQLHSSDNTDKQQPKRLHVSNIPFRFRDPDLRQMFGQFGKILDVEIIFNERGSKGFGFVTFETSTDADRAREKLNGTIVEGRKIEVNNATARVMTNKKAANPYTNGWKLNPVVGAVYGPEFYAVTGFPYPATGTAVAYRGAHLRGRGRAVYNTFRAAPPPPPIPTYGAVVYQDGFYGAEIYGGYAAYRYAQPAAAAAAYSDSYGRVYAAADPYHHTIGPAATYSIGTM; encoded by the exons ATGGCTCAGCCCTACCCCCCGGCCCAGtaccccccg cccccccagaACGGCATCCCCGCAGAGTACGCGCCGCCGCACCCCCACCCCACGCAGGACTACTCGGGGCAAAGCACAGTACCGGAGCACGCCATGACCCTCtacacaccagcacagagccacgCCGAGCAGCCGGGCACCGACGCCAGCACACAGTCCATAGCAGGGACGCAGACGGTACCG CAGACAGACGAGGCGGCACAGACAGACAGCCAGCAGCTACATTCCTCAGACAACACAGACAAGCAGCAGCCCAAGAGGTTACACGTCTCCAACATCCCCTTCCGATTCCGGGACCCCGACCTGCGGCAAATGTTTGGG CAATTCGGGAAGATCCTTGACGTGGAGATCATTTTCAACGAGCGGGGCTCCAAG GGTTTTGGGTTTGTAACTTTTGAAACTAGCACAGATGCCGACCGGGCACGAGAGAAGCTGAATGGCACGATCGTAGAGGGCCGGAAGATTGAG GTGAACAACGCCACGGCCCGGGTCATGACAAACAAGAAGGCTGCAAACCCCTACACCAACG gctggAAGCTGAACCCGGTGGTGGGAGCTGTCTACGGCCCCGAGTTCTACGCAG tAACGGGGTTCCCGTACCCTGCCACGGGGACGGCTGTGGCCTACCGAGGGGCGCACTTACGGGGCCGAGGACGCGCCGTCTACAACACGTTCCGGGctgcgcccccgccgccgcccaTCCCCACCTACGGCGC GGTCGTCTACCAGGACGGGTTCTACGGAGCTGAGATCTAC GGGGGCTATGCCGCCTACAGATACGCCcagcccgcagcagcagcagcagcatacAGCGACAG TTACGGCAGAGTGTACGCAGCTGCAGACCCGTACCACCACACCATCGGCCCCGCCGCCACGTACAGCATCGGCACCATG TGA
- the ENGASE gene encoding cytosolic endo-beta-N-acetylglucosaminidase: MAAAAEQDGPGRRGKRAGEAAAEAAEEERGGRRRRSFQPAVEHRGTTVLHETISTRPQPLPARQFDTSTTEPISFFLSGLEELLAWQPDGNDDFNVAAVPLAQRQPPLHSRRPRTLVCHDMRGGYLEDRFVQGSATRNPYVFYHWRHIDIFVYFSHHTVTIPPVCWTNAAHRNGVPVLGTFITEWTGGEKLCEAFLAGGAEAYRAVSDQLARIAQHYRFDGWLINIENTLSAVAVENLAPFLRHLTAQVHSAVPGGLVIWYDSVLEDGALRWQNELNEQNRVFFDACDGLFVNYNWKEEHLERTRRLARQRHADVYIGVDVFARGDVVGGGFDSDKSLSLIRKHSLSAAIFAPGWVYEHLGEENFLQNENKFWGLLADYLPTHSICTLPLATSFSLGMGTSRFLTGKEEEAGPWYNLSAQEIQPLYTESEGQLITSCCLQDAWCGGSSLRVQGTIPPGEERVAIRLFSFQMQAPPKLFLNLLYKMEGPHRDEFTVALELTTWHSGTCHDGNVTPLPEPHGRHHPRLLPAPPPGLSKLLAACSRGSHGWTSRCYELELQGCLLRDLSLLVSRHQSSPQETRFTCLLGEVRVLDAASVAASPPQVQSLTASQLWWQEGPDAQQLSLSLTLRWAFPPGRANHFRVLSLGTRCRRGQPQQPQRLGLAHACLFRVVGLAVPRPAAGQSCQLELLVEPVMPNDLPVDPDRWGRLVLVYSEPAGGSS, translated from the exons atggcggcggcggcggagcagGACGGGCCCGGGCGGCGCGGGAAGAGggccggggaggcggcggccgaGGCGGCCGAGGAGGAgcggggcggccggcggcggcggag CTTCCAGCCGGCGGTGGAGCACCGAGGGACCACGGTCCTGCACGAAACCATCAGCAcccgcccgcagcccctgcCAG CGAGGCAGTTCGACACCAGCACGACGGAACCCATCAGCTTCTTCTTGTCCggcctggaggagctgctggcctgGCAGCCCGACGGCAACGACGACTTCAACGTCGCCGCTGTGCCGCTGGCCCAGCGCCAGCCCCCGCTCCACAGCAGGAGGCCCCGGACGCTGGTGTGCCACGACATGCGGGGCGGCTACCTGGAGGACCG gtTCGTCCAGGGCTCAGCCACACGCAACCCCTACGTCTTCTACCACTGGCGGCACATCGACATCTTCGTCTACTTCAGCCACCACACCGTCACCATCCCGCCCGTGTGCTGGACCAACGCAGCTCACAGGAATGGTGTCCCCGTGCTGG GTACCTTCATCACGGAGTGGACGGGTGGGGAGAAGCTGTGCGAGGCATTCCTGGCTGGTGGGGCAGAAGCGTACCGCGCCGTGAGCGACCAGCTGGCCCGCATCGCCCAGCACTACCGCTTTGATGGGTGGCTGATCAACATTGAGAACACGCTGAGT GCGGTGGCGGTGGAAAATTTGGCCCCCTTCCTGCGGCATTTGACTGCGCAGGTGCACAGCGCCGTGCCCGGTGGGCTGGTGATTTGGTATGACAGCGTCCTGGAGGATGGCGCGCTGAGATGGCAGAACGAGCTGAACGAGCAGAATAG GGTGTTCTTTGACGCCTGTGACGGGCTGTTCGTCAACTACAACTGGAAGGAGGAGCACCTGGAGCGTACGCGCAGGCTGGCCAGGCAGCGCCACGCCGACGTCTACATCGGCGTTGATGTCTTTGCCCGTGGGGATGTGGTCGGTGGTGGCTTTGACTCCGACAAG TCACTGAGCCTGATCCGCAAGCACAGCTTGTCCGCGGCCATCTTCGCCCCTGGCTGGGTCTATGAGCACCTCGGGGAGGAGAACTTCCTGCAGAACGAGAACAA GTTCTGGGGCTTGCTGGCAGACTACCTGCCCACACACAGCATCTGCACGCTGCCCCTTGCCACCTCCTTCAGCCTGGGCATGGGCACCAGCAGGTTCCTCACCGGGAAG gaggaagaggccGGGCCCTGGTACAACCTGAGTGCTCAGGAGATCCAGCCCCTCTACACAGAGAGCGAGGGCCAGCTGAtcaccagctgctgcctgcaggacgCCTGGTGTGGGGGCAGCTCCCTGCGGGTGCAGGGGACCATCCCTCCTGGCGAGGAGCGCGTGGCCATCCG CCTGTTCTCTTTCCAGATGCAGGCGCCCCCCAAGCTCTTCCTGAACCTGCTCTATAAGATGGAGGGGCCGCACCGTGACGAATTCACAGTTGCCCTGGAGCTCACCACCTGGCACTCGGGTACCTGTCACGATGGCAACGTCACCCCCCTGCCCG agccccaTGGCCGGCACCACCCCCGGCTCCTCCCGGCACCGCCACCCGGCCTCTCCAAGCTGCTCGCTGCCTGCAGCCGCGGCTCCCATGGCTGGACCAGCCG gtgCTACGAGCTGGAGCTGCAAGGCTGCTTGCTGCGCGACCTCTCCCTGCTGGTGTCCCGCCACCAGTCCAGCCCGCAGGAGACGCGCTTTACCTGCCTCCTGGGGGAGGTCCGG GTGCTGGATGCGGCCAGCGTGGCAGCCTCCCCGCCACAGGTGCAGAGCCTGACGGCCTCGCAGCTCTGGTGGCAGGAGGGCCCCGATGCGCAGCAGCTCTCCCTCAGCCTCACCCTCCGCTGGGCCTTCCCGCCGGGGCGGGCGAACCATTTCCGTGTGCTCAGCCTGGGCACGCGGTGCCGCCGGGGTCAgccgcagcagccccagcgcctGGGGCTGGCACACGCCTGCCTGTTCCGCGTCGTGGGGCTGGCAGTGccccggccggcggcggggcagTCCTGCCAGCTGGAGCTCCTGGTGGAGCCGGTGATGCCCAACGATCTGCCCGTGGACCCAGACCGCTGGGGGCGGCTGGTGCTGGTCTACTCCGAGCCGGCTGGcggcagcagctga